One window of Acidimicrobiia bacterium genomic DNA carries:
- the ftsH gene encoding ATP-dependent zinc metalloprotease FtsH, with protein MPPRAPSPRSRWLPWVVLGLVVTALIFYQAVPKGGSSSASVDYSQFLSQVKAGHVESIKYDSSSGHITGEFKKGDDLDGKTTFSTTGPQNSMPDADIALLTAHNVGRDYKSHGSNILGSILTLLLPVVLIIGFFVWMSRRAQGQMGAVMNIGRSRAKVYNTEKPKTTFADVAGYGPVKEEIKEVVDFLKMPGKFRDIGARIPKGVLLVGPPGTGKTLIARAVAGEAGVPFISVTGSDFMEMFVGVGAARVRDLFNTARKQAPAIIFVDEIDSIGRKRGAGLGGGHDEREQTLNQMLAEMDGFETTEGVVMMAATNRPDVLDPALLRPGRFDRQIMVPLPTQVERREILEVHFRDKKMAPDVNADIVARGTPGMSGADLANLVNEAALFAVRRGAQEVHKVDFDEARDRILMGLKRPSILMSAEEKQLTAYHEGGHALCAYVLDDADPVHKVTILPTGMALGMTQQLPIEEQHAYNKRYIEDMLAVMLGGRVAEDVVFDNVSTGAQNDLVRATEIARKMVREWGMSSRIGPMAWGSQGAVFLGDDLMHTRDYSDETARVIDEEVESILREQEDRTRATLTKFRPALDAIAKNLLERETLDGDEITRLADDAMGFKAGGERKPIQPGTVTPNPMPAPVVSEAAPAAAATSTEPLPNGNGAPHGAPPPPPPPPSRPPFTPASGD; from the coding sequence ATGCCGCCCCGCGCGCCGAGCCCGCGCTCGCGCTGGCTGCCGTGGGTCGTGCTCGGCCTGGTCGTGACCGCGCTCATCTTCTACCAGGCCGTCCCGAAGGGCGGGTCGTCGTCGGCGAGCGTCGACTACTCCCAGTTCCTGTCGCAGGTGAAGGCCGGCCACGTCGAGAGCATCAAGTACGACAGCTCGAGCGGGCACATCACGGGCGAGTTCAAGAAGGGCGACGACCTCGACGGGAAGACGACCTTCTCGACGACCGGGCCGCAGAACTCGATGCCCGACGCCGACATCGCGCTGCTGACCGCCCACAACGTCGGACGCGACTACAAGAGTCACGGCTCGAACATCCTCGGCTCGATCCTGACGCTGTTGCTGCCGGTCGTCCTGATCATCGGCTTCTTCGTCTGGATGAGTCGCCGCGCGCAGGGCCAGATGGGCGCGGTCATGAACATCGGCCGGTCGCGCGCGAAGGTCTACAACACCGAGAAACCGAAGACGACGTTCGCCGATGTCGCCGGCTACGGGCCGGTGAAAGAGGAGATCAAGGAAGTCGTCGACTTCCTGAAGATGCCGGGCAAGTTCCGCGACATCGGCGCGCGCATCCCGAAGGGCGTGCTGCTCGTCGGCCCTCCGGGCACCGGCAAGACGCTCATCGCGCGCGCGGTCGCCGGTGAGGCGGGCGTGCCGTTCATCTCGGTGACCGGCTCCGACTTCATGGAGATGTTCGTCGGCGTCGGCGCGGCGCGCGTACGCGATCTGTTCAACACCGCGCGCAAGCAGGCCCCCGCGATCATCTTCGTCGACGAGATCGACTCCATCGGTCGCAAGCGCGGCGCAGGGCTCGGCGGCGGTCACGACGAGCGCGAGCAGACGCTCAACCAGATGCTCGCGGAGATGGACGGCTTCGAGACGACCGAAGGCGTCGTCATGATGGCCGCGACGAACCGTCCCGACGTGCTCGACCCCGCGCTGCTGCGGCCGGGTCGCTTCGACCGTCAGATCATGGTGCCGCTGCCGACGCAGGTGGAGCGGCGCGAGATCCTCGAGGTGCACTTCCGCGACAAGAAGATGGCGCCCGACGTCAACGCCGACATCGTCGCTCGGGGCACGCCCGGCATGAGCGGTGCCGACCTCGCGAACCTCGTGAACGAGGCCGCGCTCTTCGCGGTGCGGCGCGGCGCGCAAGAGGTGCACAAGGTCGACTTCGACGAGGCGCGCGACCGGATCCTCATGGGACTCAAGCGGCCGTCGATCCTCATGAGCGCGGAGGAGAAGCAGCTCACCGCGTACCACGAGGGCGGCCACGCGCTCTGCGCCTACGTGCTCGACGACGCCGACCCCGTCCACAAGGTCACGATCCTGCCGACGGGCATGGCGCTCGGCATGACGCAGCAGCTGCCGATCGAGGAGCAGCACGCGTACAACAAGCGCTACATCGAGGACATGCTCGCGGTGATGCTCGGCGGGCGCGTCGCCGAGGACGTCGTGTTCGACAACGTGTCGACCGGCGCGCAGAACGACCTCGTGCGCGCCACCGAGATCGCCCGCAAGATGGTGCGCGAGTGGGGCATGAGCAGCCGCATCGGACCGATGGCATGGGGCTCGCAGGGCGCGGTGTTCCTCGGCGACGATCTCATGCACACGCGCGACTACTCGGACGAGACCGCGCGCGTCATCGACGAGGAGGTCGAGTCCATCCTGCGCGAGCAGGAGGACCGTACGCGCGCGACGCTCACGAAGTTCCGGCCCGCGCTCGACGCGATCGCGAAGAACCTGCTCGAGCGGGAAACCCTCGACGGCGACGAGATCACGCGGCTCGCCGACGACGCGATGGGCTTCAAGGCCGGCGGCGAACGCAAGCCGATCCAGCCCGGCACGGTGACGCCCAACCCGATGCCGGCCCCGGTGGTCTCCGAGGCCGCGCCGGCGGCGGCCGCAACCTCGACCGAGCCGCTGCCGAACGGCAACGGCGCGCCTCACGGTGCCCCGCCGCCTCCCCCGCCGCCGCCCTCGCGCCCGCCCTTCACCCCCGCGTCCGGAGACTGA
- a CDS encoding CPBP family intramembrane glutamic endopeptidase, whose protein sequence is MPGPPPRRATLRWGLGDAVLAFVLAIVGAIVVTQIVIGVTGTQRLSDGSYPETAAIIGATVAGQYGAWFLWMLLVSKRKGIGTLRADFGFVVDVAHDWSMIAIGFGFEIAAGIVLFPITNLLKKTPQQVVHDLDTAHGAKLVILVVTALVVAPVVEELFFRGLLLRALQRRVSAPIAVAIAALAFGLTHVLFDFGSGAVMPALVALGLVSGYFAVRTGNLSRSILLHAGFNLVAVLAVLTNH, encoded by the coding sequence GTGCCGGGCCCACCGCCTCGGCGCGCGACGTTGCGGTGGGGTCTCGGCGACGCGGTCCTCGCGTTCGTGCTCGCGATCGTGGGCGCGATCGTCGTCACCCAGATCGTCATCGGCGTCACCGGCACGCAGCGGCTCTCCGACGGGAGCTATCCGGAGACCGCGGCGATCATCGGCGCGACGGTCGCGGGACAGTACGGCGCCTGGTTCTTGTGGATGCTGCTCGTCAGCAAGCGCAAGGGGATCGGCACGCTGCGCGCCGACTTCGGCTTCGTCGTCGATGTCGCGCACGACTGGTCGATGATCGCGATCGGGTTCGGCTTCGAGATCGCGGCGGGCATCGTGCTGTTCCCGATCACGAATCTCCTCAAGAAGACGCCGCAACAAGTGGTGCACGACCTCGACACTGCGCACGGAGCGAAGCTCGTCATCCTCGTCGTCACCGCGCTCGTCGTCGCGCCGGTGGTCGAGGAGCTCTTCTTCCGCGGTCTGTTGCTGCGCGCGCTGCAGCGGCGGGTGTCGGCGCCGATCGCCGTCGCGATCGCGGCGCTCGCGTTCGGCCTCACGCACGTGCTGTTCGACTTCGGGTCGGGGGCGGTGATGCCGGCCCTCGTCGCGCTCGGCCTCGTGTCCGGCTACTTCGCGGTCCGGACCGGAAACCTGTCCCGGTCGATCCTGCTCCACGCCGGATTCAACCTGGTGGCGGTGCTCGCAGTGCTCACGAACCACTGA
- a CDS encoding phosphomannomutase/phosphoglucomutase: MDAIFKAYDIRGLYPDEIDEAIARRVGNAFARFTGAPRVLVARDMRPSSIPLSEAFAEGVTLAGADVTALGLASTDLAYFAAGKLDAPAAMFTASHNPAQYNGIKLCRAGAAPIGEETGLRQIRDTVESGVVERAEISGTVDSLDLLDEFGEHVRSFVDISALKPLRVVADTANGMGGLVVPHVFEGLPFDVRFLFQELDGTFPNHPADPIQAENLKDLQRAVLDAGADVGLAFDGDADRVFLVDDQGQPVSGSTTTAIIAKGILSRHPGETVVHNLICSKAVPEVIRENGGVPVRTRVGHSFIKQVMAETGAIFGGEHSAHYYFRDNWRADSGSIAALMVLEQLSLTGQRLSELRRPFERYSQSGEINSRVDDPAAVIERVAAAYRDADTDRLDGLTVDLGDWWFNLRPSNTEPLLRLNLEAADADSCQARTAEVLALVRGAADA; encoded by the coding sequence CTGGACGCGATCTTCAAGGCCTACGACATTCGCGGCCTGTACCCGGACGAGATCGACGAGGCCATCGCCCGCCGGGTCGGCAACGCATTCGCCCGCTTCACCGGCGCGCCGCGCGTGCTCGTCGCGCGCGACATGCGCCCGTCGTCGATCCCGCTGTCGGAGGCCTTCGCCGAGGGTGTGACCCTCGCCGGCGCCGACGTCACCGCGCTCGGCCTCGCGTCGACCGACCTCGCGTACTTCGCGGCCGGGAAGCTCGACGCGCCGGCCGCCATGTTCACCGCCAGCCACAACCCGGCCCAGTACAACGGCATCAAGCTCTGCCGCGCGGGCGCCGCGCCGATCGGCGAGGAGACCGGCCTGCGGCAGATCCGCGACACGGTCGAGAGCGGCGTCGTCGAACGGGCCGAGATCAGCGGCACCGTCGACTCGCTCGACCTGCTCGACGAGTTCGGCGAGCACGTCCGCTCGTTCGTCGACATCTCGGCGCTGAAGCCGTTGCGGGTCGTCGCCGACACCGCCAACGGGATGGGTGGTCTCGTCGTGCCGCACGTCTTCGAGGGCCTGCCCTTCGACGTGCGCTTCCTGTTCCAGGAGCTCGACGGCACGTTCCCGAACCACCCCGCGGACCCGATCCAGGCCGAGAACCTCAAGGACCTCCAGCGCGCCGTCCTCGACGCGGGCGCCGACGTCGGCCTCGCGTTCGACGGCGACGCCGACCGCGTCTTCCTCGTCGACGACCAGGGCCAGCCGGTGTCGGGATCCACGACGACCGCGATCATCGCCAAGGGCATCCTGTCCCGGCATCCCGGCGAGACGGTCGTGCACAACCTCATCTGCTCGAAGGCCGTGCCCGAGGTCATCCGCGAGAACGGCGGCGTGCCCGTGCGCACGCGCGTCGGCCACTCGTTCATCAAGCAGGTCATGGCCGAGACCGGCGCGATCTTCGGCGGCGAGCACTCGGCGCACTACTACTTCCGCGACAACTGGCGGGCCGACTCCGGCTCGATCGCCGCGCTGATGGTGCTCGAGCAGCTGAGCCTCACGGGCCAGAGGCTCTCCGAGCTCCGGCGCCCGTTCGAGCGCTACTCGCAGTCGGGTGAGATCAACAGCCGCGTCGACGACCCGGCCGCGGTGATCGAACGGGTCGCGGCCGCGTATCGCGACGCCGACACCGACCGCCTCGACGGCCTGACCGTCGACCTCGGCGACTGGTGGTTCAACCTGCGGCCGAGCAACACCGAACCGCTGCTGCGGCTGAACCTCGAAGCGGCCGACGCCGACTCGTGCCAGGCTCGCACCGCCGAGGTGCTCGCGCTCGTGCGCGGCGCGGCCGACGCGTAG
- a CDS encoding Trm112 family protein, with amino-acid sequence MALDPKLLEILACPDDKGPLLYFTDEQSLYNPRLKRRYEVQDDIPNMLVDESETVSDAEHERLVAKAQADGIRPTFEA; translated from the coding sequence GTGGCGCTCGACCCCAAGCTGCTCGAGATCCTTGCCTGCCCCGACGACAAGGGTCCGCTCCTCTATTTCACGGACGAGCAGTCGCTCTACAACCCGCGGCTGAAGCGGCGCTACGAAGTCCAGGACGACATCCCGAACATGCTCGTCGACGAGTCGGAGACGGTGAGCGACGCCGAGCACGAGCGCCTGGTCGCGAAGGCGCAGGCCGACGGCATCCGTCCGACCTTCGAGGCCTAG
- a CDS encoding bifunctional phosphoglucose/phosphomannose isomerase, translating into MATDSIGFLDAVAGLPEQLALAAQTSTGTITAAVADGRLPALDAIDNVVILGMGGSGISGDVLASVANSTLPVPVTVLKQYRAPKFVGPRTLAFAVSYSGGTEETASMAEGVLEKGAQLVVVSKGGELGALAERAGVLRVPCPEGFLPRAALGALIAPLFLALEGVGMLPDATAWIADAQTQLALRRDRCAPTVEGAANPAREIARKIGRTIPLIYGGGALGAVAAMRWKCDINENAKAPAFWNTHPELDHNEICAWGQNGDVTRQLLTVVELRHGFEHERLEPRFAVVRELMREAVHEILEVRAEGHGRLAQLLDLMYVGDWVSCYLALDNDVDPGPIDAIFTLKDHLATL; encoded by the coding sequence ATGGCTACCGATTCCATCGGCTTCCTCGACGCGGTCGCGGGCCTCCCCGAGCAACTCGCGCTCGCCGCGCAGACCAGCACCGGCACGATCACGGCCGCGGTCGCCGACGGCCGCCTGCCTGCGCTCGACGCGATCGACAACGTCGTCATCCTCGGCATGGGCGGCTCGGGCATCTCCGGCGACGTGCTCGCGTCGGTCGCGAACTCGACCCTGCCGGTGCCGGTCACGGTCTTGAAGCAGTACCGCGCGCCGAAGTTCGTCGGTCCCCGCACGCTCGCCTTCGCGGTCTCGTACTCCGGCGGCACCGAGGAGACCGCGTCGATGGCGGAGGGCGTGCTCGAGAAGGGCGCGCAGCTCGTCGTCGTCTCCAAGGGCGGTGAGCTCGGTGCGCTCGCGGAGCGCGCGGGCGTGCTGCGCGTCCCGTGTCCGGAAGGCTTCCTGCCGCGCGCCGCGCTGGGTGCGTTGATCGCGCCGTTGTTCCTCGCGCTCGAGGGCGTCGGCATGCTGCCCGACGCGACCGCGTGGATCGCCGACGCGCAGACGCAGCTGGCGTTGCGGCGCGACCGCTGCGCGCCCACCGTCGAGGGCGCGGCGAACCCGGCGCGCGAGATCGCGCGCAAGATCGGTCGCACGATCCCGTTGATCTACGGTGGCGGCGCGCTCGGCGCGGTGGCCGCGATGCGCTGGAAGTGCGACATCAACGAGAACGCCAAGGCGCCCGCGTTCTGGAACACGCACCCCGAGCTCGACCACAACGAGATCTGCGCGTGGGGCCAGAACGGCGACGTCACCCGCCAGCTCCTCACCGTCGTCGAGCTGCGCCACGGCTTCGAGCACGAACGGCTCGAGCCCCGCTTCGCGGTCGTGCGCGAGCTCATGCGCGAGGCCGTGCACGAGATCCTCGAGGTGCGGGCCGAGGGTCACGGCCGGCTCGCGCAGCTGCTCGACCTCATGTACGTCGGCGACTGGGTGTCGTGCTACCTCGCGCTCGACAACGACGTCGACCCCGGCCCCATCGACGCCATCTTCACGCTCAAGGACCACCTCGCGACTCTTTAG
- the ahcY gene encoding adenosylhomocysteinase, protein MTTTAKPSATRPSLVRDRDFKVADLSLHQFGRKEIDLAEHEMPGLMALREKYVDEQPLAGARITGSLHMTIQTAVLIETLVHLGAEVRWASCNIFSTQDHAAAAIAVGPDGTPDDPRGVPVFAWKGETLEEYWWCTEQALRWPDGGPNMILDDGGDATLAVHRGVDFEKAGKVPKPGPDDSEEYGFVLGMLERVLKADPKCWTTMAGELLGVTEETTTGVHRLYQMMDAGSLLFPAINVNDSVTKSKFDNLYGCRHSLVDGICRATDVMLAGKVAVVCGYGDVGKGCAQSLRGQGARVMVTEIDPICALQAAMEGYQVVTLDDVVESADLFVTATGNLGIISAADMARMKHNAIVGNIGHFDNEIDMAGLQKLKGVERVNIKPQVDEWVFPDGHSIIVLAEGRLLNLGCATGHPSFVMSNSFSNQVIAQIELFTHRDFYERRVYTLPKHLDEEVARLHLDKLGVRLTQLSPTQAEYLGVPVEGPFKPDHYRY, encoded by the coding sequence GTGACCACCACCGCGAAACCGAGCGCGACCCGTCCGTCGCTCGTCCGCGACCGCGACTTCAAGGTCGCCGACCTCTCGCTCCACCAGTTCGGTCGCAAGGAGATCGACCTGGCCGAGCACGAGATGCCGGGCCTCATGGCGCTGCGCGAGAAGTACGTCGACGAGCAACCGCTCGCCGGCGCGCGCATCACCGGCTCGCTGCACATGACGATCCAGACCGCGGTGCTCATCGAGACGCTCGTGCACCTCGGCGCCGAGGTCCGCTGGGCGTCCTGCAACATCTTCTCGACACAGGACCACGCGGCCGCCGCGATCGCGGTCGGTCCCGACGGCACCCCGGACGATCCTCGCGGGGTGCCCGTGTTCGCGTGGAAGGGCGAGACGCTCGAGGAGTACTGGTGGTGCACCGAGCAGGCGCTGCGCTGGCCCGACGGTGGACCGAACATGATCCTCGACGACGGCGGTGACGCGACGCTCGCGGTGCACCGCGGTGTCGATTTCGAGAAGGCGGGCAAGGTTCCGAAGCCCGGCCCCGACGACTCCGAGGAGTACGGCTTCGTGCTCGGGATGCTCGAGCGCGTCCTGAAGGCCGACCCGAAGTGCTGGACCACGATGGCCGGCGAGCTACTCGGCGTCACCGAGGAGACGACGACCGGCGTCCACCGCCTGTACCAGATGATGGACGCGGGCTCGCTGCTGTTCCCCGCGATCAACGTGAACGACTCGGTCACGAAGTCGAAGTTCGACAACCTCTACGGCTGCCGCCACTCGCTCGTCGACGGCATCTGCCGCGCGACCGACGTGATGCTCGCGGGCAAGGTCGCGGTCGTGTGCGGCTACGGCGACGTCGGCAAGGGTTGCGCGCAGTCGCTACGCGGGCAGGGCGCGCGCGTCATGGTCACCGAGATCGACCCCATCTGCGCGCTGCAGGCCGCGATGGAGGGCTACCAGGTCGTCACGCTCGACGACGTCGTCGAGAGCGCCGACCTGTTCGTCACCGCGACCGGCAACCTCGGCATCATCAGCGCGGCCGACATGGCGCGCATGAAGCACAACGCGATCGTCGGGAACATCGGTCACTTCGACAACGAGATCGACATGGCCGGCCTGCAGAAGCTGAAGGGCGTCGAGCGGGTCAACATCAAGCCCCAGGTCGACGAGTGGGTCTTCCCCGACGGGCACTCGATCATCGTGCTCGCCGAGGGTCGGCTGCTGAACCTCGGGTGCGCGACCGGTCACCCGAGCTTCGTGATGTCGAACAGCTTCAGCAATCAGGTGATCGCGCAGATCGAGCTCTTCACGCACCGCGACTTCTACGAGCGACGCGTCTACACGCTTCCGAAGCATCTCGACGAGGAAGTGGCGCGGCTGCATCTCGACAAGCTCGGTGTGAGGCTCACGCAGCTCTCGCCGACACAGGCCGAGTACCTCGGCGTGCCGGTCGAGGGTCCGTTCAAGCCCGACCACTACCGGTACTGA
- a CDS encoding SDR family NAD(P)-dependent oxidoreductase, which yields MEELADRVAVVTGGASGIGLALARTFASEGMRVVLGDVEAPALEAAVKELDDGGATVIGVPTDVSDPEQVEALARAAEQEFGAIHIACNNAGVGAGGLSWQAPLETWQWVIGVNLWGVVHGVRTFVPRIIEQDAGHVVNTASVAGLVAAPFMGPYNASKHAVVAISETLHHELGMMAPHVKVSVLCPGWVNTRIGESERNRPSAHAVERSSEESVMQEALRGFLAGGLDPMVVAGRVLDAVRTDRFWVLTHDDDDSWMAAIRARGQSVSDRTNPVFGML from the coding sequence GTGGAGGAACTTGCCGACCGCGTCGCGGTCGTCACCGGGGGTGCGAGCGGGATCGGACTCGCGCTCGCTCGCACCTTCGCGTCGGAGGGCATGCGCGTCGTGCTCGGCGACGTCGAGGCCCCCGCGCTCGAAGCGGCGGTGAAGGAGCTCGACGACGGCGGCGCGACCGTCATCGGCGTGCCGACCGACGTGAGCGATCCGGAGCAGGTCGAGGCGCTCGCGCGCGCCGCGGAGCAGGAGTTCGGCGCGATCCACATCGCCTGCAACAACGCGGGCGTCGGCGCGGGCGGGCTGTCGTGGCAAGCGCCGCTCGAGACGTGGCAGTGGGTGATCGGTGTGAACCTGTGGGGCGTCGTGCACGGCGTGCGCACGTTCGTGCCGCGCATCATCGAGCAGGACGCGGGCCACGTCGTGAACACCGCGTCGGTCGCGGGCCTCGTCGCCGCGCCGTTCATGGGTCCGTACAACGCGTCGAAGCACGCGGTCGTCGCGATCTCGGAGACGCTGCACCACGAGCTGGGGATGATGGCGCCGCACGTGAAGGTGTCGGTGCTGTGCCCCGGTTGGGTGAACACGCGCATCGGCGAGAGCGAGCGCAACCGGCCGTCGGCGCACGCGGTCGAGCGCAGCAGTGAGGAGTCGGTGATGCAGGAGGCCCTGCGGGGCTTCCTCGCCGGCGGGCTCGATCCGATGGTCGTGGCCGGGCGCGTCCTCGACGCAGTCCGCACCGACCGGTTCTGGGTGCTCACGCACGACGACGACGACTCGTGGATGGCGGCGATCCGCGCCCGCGGTCAGTCGGTCTCGGACCGCACCAACCCCGTCTTCGGAATGCTGTGA
- a CDS encoding glycosyltransferase codes for MTTARVAIVHDYLTQFGGAERVVLALARAFPGAPVHTAFYEPDATFPELAELDIRPLPINRVTPLRRRHRLALPFLAPSFSRAQIDADIVVCSSSGWAHGARTNARKVVYCHNPAHWLYLADDYVAPDARLTRAVLGALGPPLRRWDRRAAASAARYLVNSSVIRQRVRDTYGIEAEVLHPPPALSIDGETRPVAGLTPGFALCVSRLVEYKNVRAAVDAFAVRPDARLVVVGEGPQRVEIERTAPPNVRVLGTITDPELRWLYRECATLVAPAYEDFGLTPVEAAAFGKPTLALRYGGYLDTVRDGTTGLYFETPTPDAIADAITRFAARDWDANVLRAHADAFAEHRFATRMQTVVAEEAERAGLILARS; via the coding sequence GTGACCACGGCTCGCGTCGCGATCGTCCACGACTACCTCACGCAGTTCGGAGGCGCCGAACGCGTCGTGCTCGCACTCGCACGCGCGTTCCCGGGCGCTCCGGTGCACACGGCGTTCTACGAACCCGACGCGACGTTCCCCGAGCTCGCGGAGCTCGACATCCGGCCGCTCCCCATCAACCGCGTCACGCCCCTCCGCCGCCGGCACCGCCTCGCGCTCCCCTTCCTCGCACCCTCGTTCTCGCGCGCACAGATCGACGCCGACATCGTCGTGTGCAGCTCGAGCGGCTGGGCCCATGGCGCGCGCACGAACGCGCGCAAGGTCGTGTACTGCCACAACCCCGCGCACTGGCTCTACCTCGCCGACGACTACGTGGCGCCCGACGCCCGCCTGACGCGCGCGGTGCTCGGCGCGCTCGGGCCGCCGCTCCGGCGCTGGGACCGGCGCGCGGCCGCGAGCGCGGCGCGCTACCTCGTGAACTCGTCGGTGATCCGGCAGCGCGTACGCGACACGTACGGCATCGAAGCCGAGGTGCTCCATCCGCCGCCGGCATTGAGCATCGACGGCGAGACCCGGCCGGTCGCGGGGCTGACACCGGGGTTCGCGCTCTGCGTCTCGCGCCTCGTCGAGTACAAGAACGTGCGCGCGGCCGTCGACGCGTTCGCGGTGCGTCCGGACGCGCGCCTCGTCGTCGTCGGCGAAGGTCCGCAGCGCGTCGAGATCGAACGCACCGCGCCGCCGAACGTGCGCGTGCTGGGAACCATCACCGATCCCGAGCTGCGCTGGCTCTACCGCGAGTGCGCGACGCTCGTCGCGCCCGCATACGAGGATTTCGGCCTCACGCCGGTCGAGGCCGCGGCGTTCGGGAAGCCGACGCTCGCACTGCGGTACGGCGGATACCTCGACACCGTCCGCGACGGCACGACCGGTCTCTACTTCGAGACGCCGACTCCCGACGCGATCGCCGACGCGATCACGCGGTTCGCGGCACGCGACTGGGACGCGAACGTCCTGCGCGCGCACGCCGACGCGTTCGCCGAGCACCGCTTCGCCACGCGCATGCAAACGGTCGTCGCGGAGGAAGCCGAACGCGCCGGCCTGATCCTCGCCCGCAGCTGA
- a CDS encoding PIG-L family deacetylase yields MTAARRAGEFPTLVAVGAHPDDIEIGCAGSLLRWAHRYRLVLVVATDGGRSRPAGADRIVEAEKVAASFGAELHVLGLADGELGAIADVIASLEAIAAEHRPARVLVPCHRDSHQDHRHLGRAARAAFRRVDEVLAYESHSTEQFAPSFFVDIDASIDRKCELLSLYESQLGKVAVSEEFVRVNARRWSLTGCHRDGYVEAFEVVRLVERGP; encoded by the coding sequence ATGACCGCCGCGCGGCGCGCGGGCGAGTTCCCGACCCTCGTCGCCGTCGGCGCACACCCCGACGACATCGAGATCGGCTGCGCGGGCTCGCTGCTGCGCTGGGCCCACCGCTACCGGCTCGTCCTCGTGGTCGCGACCGACGGTGGCCGCAGCCGGCCCGCCGGCGCGGACCGGATCGTCGAGGCCGAGAAGGTGGCTGCGAGCTTCGGCGCCGAGCTGCACGTGCTCGGGCTCGCCGACGGCGAGCTCGGAGCGATCGCGGACGTGATCGCGAGCCTCGAAGCGATCGCCGCGGAGCACCGGCCGGCGCGCGTGCTCGTGCCCTGCCACCGCGACTCGCACCAGGACCACCGCCACCTCGGACGCGCCGCACGCGCCGCGTTCCGGCGCGTCGACGAGGTGCTCGCCTACGAGTCGCACTCGACCGAGCAGTTCGCGCCGAGCTTCTTCGTCGACATCGACGCGTCGATCGACCGCAAGTGCGAGCTGCTCTCGCTGTACGAGAGCCAGCTCGGCAAGGTCGCAGTGTCCGAAGAGTTCGTGCGCGTCAACGCTCGGCGCTGGAGCCTCACGGGCTGCCACCGCGACGGATACGTCGAGGCGTTCGAGGTCGTTCGCCTCGTCGAGCGCGGTCCGTGA